The following proteins come from a genomic window of Paenibacillus spongiae:
- a CDS encoding FTR1 family iron permease, translating to MKKLPIRLFAIAAAMLLFIAASGVMAAAPEEESLDRLLPLVGGALVDAGKGQWSDAAEEVKLFEKAWQEIGNSSTKSSDRVNEALETAKKAIGAADAKPEEAYQAVSGLTSAVRDYVNEVKPKENTTEAAKQAVVKLVPVLKQTIVKAEKADWPAAQDSYKQFVNQWGKIEGKVRTSDSRAYANIETKLSFARIALQAEPPREEAAVSGLQALADAIQQFIDGKAESASAATDSVSIGDMLILINQAETAIDAGQSDRALTVMQTFIAQWPSAEGAVSTRSQSDYNKIESEMTKASSYLLSSPPKTEQALASMNVLRMTLEPYTSASSYSAWDAAAILLREGVETLLVVTALLAFLQRSGNGDNQKWIWGGAITGLVVSIGFAILLTYVIAAVSAGTTREMLEGYIGLASVVMMLGVAIWLHSKANVQGWNQYIRKQTGSALESGKLWYLFAIAGLAILREGAETAIFYIGMAPAIEWSQLLIGTGAAALILAVLGIVIIRSSARLPIRPFLLVATLLIYYLVFKFMGQSLHSLQISGQLPTHVLDSMPTITWLGFYSTWETIIPQLIVVVIIILQVVLIERKKRPNIAV from the coding sequence ATGAAAAAGCTCCCGATCCGATTATTCGCGATTGCGGCAGCGATGCTTCTATTCATAGCTGCATCCGGCGTAATGGCTGCAGCTCCAGAGGAGGAGTCGCTTGACCGCTTGCTGCCGCTAGTCGGAGGGGCTCTGGTCGATGCGGGCAAAGGCCAGTGGAGTGATGCGGCCGAGGAAGTGAAGTTATTCGAGAAGGCGTGGCAAGAGATCGGGAATTCCTCTACGAAGTCCTCCGATCGAGTGAACGAGGCGCTCGAAACCGCCAAGAAAGCGATCGGCGCGGCGGATGCAAAGCCCGAGGAGGCTTACCAGGCGGTATCCGGACTAACCTCCGCCGTTCGCGATTATGTGAACGAAGTGAAGCCCAAGGAAAATACGACGGAAGCGGCCAAACAAGCGGTCGTCAAATTGGTTCCCGTTCTGAAGCAGACGATTGTCAAGGCGGAGAAGGCCGATTGGCCGGCTGCGCAGGATAGTTATAAGCAATTCGTGAACCAATGGGGCAAGATTGAAGGCAAAGTGCGCACGTCCGACTCTCGGGCATATGCAAACATTGAGACGAAGCTCAGCTTCGCCCGAATTGCGCTTCAAGCGGAGCCGCCGCGGGAAGAAGCGGCAGTAAGCGGCCTTCAGGCGCTTGCGGATGCCATTCAGCAATTCATCGATGGCAAAGCCGAGTCGGCATCAGCTGCGACGGACAGCGTATCGATCGGCGATATGCTGATTCTCATCAATCAGGCGGAAACGGCAATAGATGCCGGTCAATCCGATCGGGCGTTAACGGTGATGCAGACCTTCATCGCGCAATGGCCATCAGCGGAAGGTGCCGTCAGTACGCGATCGCAAAGCGATTATAACAAGATCGAGAGCGAAATGACGAAAGCATCGAGCTATTTGCTCTCCAGCCCGCCAAAGACGGAGCAGGCGCTTGCAAGTATGAACGTTCTTAGAATGACTTTAGAGCCTTACACATCCGCCTCTTCGTATTCAGCCTGGGATGCAGCCGCGATATTGCTGCGTGAAGGTGTGGAGACCCTGCTCGTCGTGACGGCACTCCTTGCTTTCCTGCAGCGTTCCGGCAACGGCGACAATCAGAAATGGATATGGGGAGGAGCGATAACCGGATTAGTCGTCAGCATCGGGTTTGCGATTCTGCTCACTTATGTCATCGCTGCGGTTTCGGCCGGAACGACAAGAGAAATGCTGGAAGGCTATATCGGACTGGCATCCGTCGTCATGATGCTTGGCGTTGCGATTTGGCTCCACAGCAAAGCGAACGTTCAAGGATGGAATCAATATATCCGCAAGCAGACGGGATCTGCACTGGAGAGCGGGAAATTGTGGTACCTATTCGCCATTGCGGGGCTGGCCATATTACGTGAAGGCGCCGAAACGGCCATTTTCTACATTGGCATGGCTCCAGCAATCGAATGGTCGCAGCTTCTGATCGGAACCGGAGCGGCCGCTCTCATCCTGGCCGTATTGGGGATCGTTATTATACGAAGCAGCGCGCGGCTGCCGATCCGGCCATTCTTGCTCGTTGCCACCCTCTTAATCTACTATCTCGTATTCAAGTTCATGGGGCAGAGCTTGCATTCGCTGCAAATTAGCGGTCAATTGCCGACCCACGTCTTGGATTCGATGCCGACGATAACCTGGCTCGGATTCTATTCCACTTGGGAAACGATCATTCCTCAGTTGATCGTTGTTGTAATTATTATCCTGCAGGTTGTCCTGATCGAGCGGAAGAAAAGACCGAACATAGCTGTGTAA
- a CDS encoding ABC transporter ATP-binding protein: MRLILDNVVKQFDNKKVLQGAGFAFEKGKIYGLLGRNGAGKTTLFNCLSGEMAMDGGSALLEENGSVRELREQDIGYVYSLPILPEFLTGYEFVKFFMDINRNQLQMNQSIDDYFDMMRMTEEDRHRLIKGYSHGMKNKLQMLLFLITKPLVILLDEPLTSFDVIVALEMKNLLREMKRDHILIFSTHILQLASDLCDELVVLNNGQLSAVPSELLRSPEFEQSVIQLLKDESHAENA, translated from the coding sequence TTGCGTCTGATTCTAGACAATGTCGTCAAGCAGTTCGACAATAAAAAGGTGCTTCAAGGCGCCGGATTTGCCTTTGAGAAAGGAAAGATCTATGGGCTGCTCGGCCGCAACGGCGCGGGCAAGACGACACTGTTCAACTGCTTGAGCGGCGAGATGGCGATGGATGGCGGAAGCGCGCTGCTGGAGGAGAATGGCAGCGTGCGCGAGCTGCGGGAGCAGGATATCGGATATGTATATTCGCTGCCGATTCTTCCTGAGTTTCTGACCGGCTATGAATTTGTGAAATTTTTCATGGATATCAACCGCAATCAGCTTCAGATGAATCAAAGTATCGACGATTATTTCGACATGATGAGGATGACGGAGGAAGACCGGCACCGGCTTATTAAAGGTTATTCCCACGGGATGAAGAACAAGCTTCAGATGCTGCTCTTCCTCATTACGAAACCGCTGGTGATTCTGCTCGATGAACCGCTCACTTCCTTCGATGTTATCGTGGCGCTAGAGATGAAAAACTTGCTGCGCGAGATGAAGAGGGATCATATCCTTATTTTCTCCACTCATATTCTGCAATTGGCCTCCGATTTATGTGACGAGCTTGTCGTGTTGAACAACGGACAGCTTTCCGCCGTTCCGTCCGAGCTGCTGCGCAGTCCGGAATTCGAACAGAGTGTGATTCAATTGTTGAAGGACGAGAGCCATGCTGAGAACGCTTAG
- a CDS encoding transposase yields MIRKTFGCVRFLYNRMLAERQVKYEYYKVDKQQLKRQRYRTPAAFKMEFDWLREVDSLALCNAELNLKTAFRNFFRDKHMGYPKFKSRKNPVQSYTTNNQKGTVRIAADGKHVRIPKLGMIRIKLHRQIPDGHVIKSATISRNSNGKYHISILTEYTADAEHMIPRREKVLGLDYSSKALYIDHTGTSANSPRYLRQMEVRLKRAQRVLSRRKKGGSNWRKQKLRIARLHEKVSNQRKDYLHKESRQLAEAWDAVVVEDLNMKAMSQSLSLGKATMDNGNGMFRAFLGYKLAERGKSLVRIDKWYPSSKLCRTCGTINTELTLKDRVLVCEGCGTLHPRDENAAGNIRAEGIRMLGMT; encoded by the coding sequence ATGATTCGTAAAACATTCGGCTGTGTTCGGTTTCTCTACAATCGGATGCTGGCTGAACGTCAAGTCAAGTACGAATATTATAAAGTGGATAAACAGCAATTGAAGCGGCAGAGGTATCGGACACCAGCAGCGTTCAAGATGGAGTTCGACTGGCTGCGAGAAGTGGACAGCCTCGCCTTGTGCAATGCGGAGCTAAACCTGAAGACCGCCTTCCGGAACTTCTTTCGGGACAAGCACATGGGGTATCCGAAGTTCAAAAGTCGGAAAAACCCGGTTCAGAGCTACACAACCAATAATCAGAAGGGGACGGTTCGAATCGCAGCAGACGGGAAGCATGTCCGTATCCCTAAACTTGGTATGATCCGAATCAAGCTCCACCGGCAAATTCCGGATGGACATGTCATCAAATCGGCAACGATCAGCCGCAATTCAAATGGGAAATACCACATTTCGATCCTGACCGAGTATACGGCAGACGCAGAACATATGATCCCCCGTCGTGAAAAAGTACTGGGTCTGGATTATAGTTCAAAGGCGTTATATATCGACCACACCGGGACATCCGCGAATTCTCCGAGATATTTGCGCCAGATGGAAGTTCGGCTGAAGAGAGCCCAGAGAGTCCTCTCCAGAAGGAAGAAGGGTGGCTCGAACTGGAGGAAACAAAAACTTCGGATAGCCCGTCTCCATGAGAAAGTATCCAATCAGCGGAAAGATTACCTGCACAAAGAGAGTCGGCAGCTGGCTGAAGCTTGGGATGCAGTCGTTGTGGAAGATCTGAACATGAAAGCCATGTCCCAATCCCTATCACTCGGAAAAGCAACGATGGATAACGGAAACGGCATGTTCAGGGCGTTCCTTGGGTATAAACTGGCTGAACGTGGTAAGTCGCTTGTTCGGATCGATAAATGGTATCCTTCGAGCAAGCTTTGCAGAACGTGTGGTACGATCAACACGGAACTGACACTTAAGGATCGAGTTTTGGTCTGTGAGGGTTGTGGCACGCTCCATCCGAGGGATGAAAATGCTGCCGGAAACATACGGGCCGAAGGGATTAGAATGCTAGGCATGACATAG
- a CDS encoding IclR family transcriptional regulator, which produces MKEELEKQDRYTIYSIEKALELIELLSERESASLIELVDLLKQPKSSLYRIILTLEKRGYVERSDSDGKYCLGYKNLIITRNLLEKNNLRVSAIPEMNRLMERYGDTVNLGVLSNGEVLYLEIIEGTFALRMTDRVGSKAPLHATAMGKAITAFMEEPERNRLVSELPLQKITDYTIVDKGKLLEQLKTIRQAGYAVDDQEVVEGARCIAVPIFDMFGKAVGAISLSGALHRFPVERLQEIAEEMKRSAGLISLKLGHVQA; this is translated from the coding sequence ATGAAAGAAGAGCTGGAGAAGCAAGACAGGTACACGATTTATTCGATCGAGAAAGCGCTTGAATTGATTGAGCTGCTGTCCGAACGGGAATCTGCCAGCCTGATCGAACTGGTGGATCTGCTCAAACAACCGAAGTCATCGCTGTACCGCATCATCCTCACCCTGGAGAAAAGGGGGTATGTGGAGCGAAGCGATAGCGACGGGAAGTATTGTCTCGGCTACAAGAATTTGATCATCACCCGGAATCTGCTGGAGAAAAACAATCTGCGCGTCTCGGCTATTCCCGAGATGAACCGTCTGATGGAAAGGTATGGCGATACCGTAAACCTCGGGGTATTGTCCAACGGAGAGGTCTTATATCTCGAAATAATCGAAGGGACATTTGCGCTTCGGATGACGGACCGGGTCGGATCGAAGGCGCCTCTGCATGCAACTGCCATGGGCAAAGCGATAACCGCTTTCATGGAAGAGCCGGAACGAAACCGGCTTGTCAGCGAATTGCCGCTTCAGAAAATAACCGACTATACGATCGTCGATAAGGGCAAGTTGCTCGAGCAGCTTAAAACCATTCGGCAAGCGGGCTATGCGGTAGACGATCAGGAGGTCGTGGAAGGGGCGCGATGCATCGCTGTTCCGATCTTCGATATGTTCGGCAAGGCGGTCGGTGCGATCAGCTTATCCGGAGCACTGCATCGTTTTCCGGTGGAGCGCCTTCAGGAAATTGCGGAAGAGATGAAGCGTTCGGCAGGTCTTATTTCGCTAAAGCTGGGACATGTGCAGGCCTAG
- a CDS encoding ABC transporter substrate-binding protein, which yields MKALKIAFTSILIALSVAACSTNQTENKPSGGNAPNTDNPPPKEVELKIGLPGGYDITSKKIIDGFQAKYPNIKLEIEEAPWADFTTKIITRIAGNNPPDIWFQENAVILGYGARGVAENLEPYIKRDLKTEDYAEALFSARTADGKVYGIPHGINAGALAYNKTIFQENKIPFPTDDWTYQDMIDTAKKLTKDTDGDGKPDIYGFQTGNNITLGWLPWMKAAGGSALDASLTKAAFTDPKSIEGLTYWADTINKLKISPSRELAKTGKFFENGKAAMVFLQYSSQVPINKNNPDMDWDTVKMPVGFNGSRFVPMVVNEWMIYSKAKPEAKEAAWTFLNYYLSDEAQTFLSESGASLPVKKTALEAVEKMTFKPGNKKAYTEGIKEAGGTLDENPTWNEWRAAANPILDDIMDGKRSPEEGAKEIQQKVQAILDENQ from the coding sequence ATGAAAGCATTAAAGATTGCATTCACATCCATCTTGATTGCGCTTTCGGTGGCGGCTTGCTCTACGAATCAGACAGAAAACAAACCATCTGGCGGAAACGCGCCGAATACGGATAACCCACCACCCAAGGAGGTCGAATTGAAGATCGGTTTGCCCGGGGGCTACGACATAACTAGCAAGAAAATCATCGACGGGTTCCAAGCCAAATATCCGAATATTAAGCTGGAAATCGAAGAAGCGCCCTGGGCTGATTTCACCACGAAAATTATTACCCGGATCGCCGGCAACAACCCTCCGGATATTTGGTTCCAGGAAAATGCCGTCATTCTCGGCTACGGCGCGCGGGGGGTGGCGGAGAATCTAGAGCCCTATATCAAACGGGATCTAAAGACGGAGGACTACGCGGAAGCGCTGTTCTCGGCCCGAACGGCCGACGGCAAAGTGTACGGCATCCCCCACGGAATTAACGCAGGCGCTCTGGCCTACAACAAAACGATTTTTCAAGAAAACAAAATCCCGTTTCCGACCGACGACTGGACGTATCAGGATATGATCGATACGGCGAAGAAGCTGACGAAGGATACGGATGGCGATGGCAAACCCGACATTTACGGCTTTCAGACGGGCAACAACATCACGCTGGGCTGGCTTCCATGGATGAAAGCGGCCGGCGGCTCCGCACTGGACGCCTCATTGACGAAAGCCGCATTTACGGATCCGAAATCGATTGAAGGGTTAACCTACTGGGCGGATACGATCAACAAGCTGAAGATCAGTCCGAGCCGGGAATTGGCGAAGACCGGCAAGTTTTTTGAGAACGGCAAGGCTGCTATGGTATTTCTGCAGTATTCGAGTCAGGTCCCCATCAACAAAAACAACCCTGACATGGATTGGGATACGGTGAAAATGCCGGTCGGCTTTAACGGCAGCAGGTTTGTGCCCATGGTCGTGAACGAATGGATGATCTATTCAAAAGCGAAGCCGGAAGCGAAAGAAGCAGCATGGACGTTTCTCAACTATTATTTGAGCGACGAGGCGCAAACCTTTCTGTCGGAAAGCGGCGCCAGTCTTCCGGTAAAGAAGACCGCCCTGGAAGCGGTTGAGAAGATGACATTTAAGCCCGGCAACAAAAAGGCATATACGGAAGGCATTAAGGAAGCCGGCGGCACGCTGGATGAAAATCCGACCTGGAATGAGTGGAGAGCGGCGGCGAACCCGATTCTCGATGACATCATGGACGGGAAGAGATCCCCGGAGGAAGGCGCGAAGGAGATTCAACAGAAGGTTCAAGCCATTCTCGACGAGAACCAATAA
- a CDS encoding carbohydrate ABC transporter permease, which yields MRKQGYWGFIFTFPFLLQLVVFFIFPFLFSLYLTFTKWDLFNPPQWVGLKNWIQFLSRETFWLSLRNILYFSVLFIPLQTAFALILAYLLNRQIAGKALFRMVYFLPVITPWVAGGMIWLWIYHNDYGILNWLLERLRLSPVDWVRSGHWWIVIGSIAVVNIWKGAGYSMVLILAGMQNISNEMVEAARMDGASGWTLFAKITLPIVSPMVYMVMILSTISAFHAFDVFLVMLGDITAVADRNMVPNILIYRDAFMNFKMGGASAMAWGLFLIILAATLMQKKLEKRWVHYE from the coding sequence ATGCGTAAACAAGGCTATTGGGGCTTCATCTTCACCTTTCCTTTTCTGCTGCAATTGGTTGTCTTTTTCATATTCCCGTTTCTATTCTCCCTCTATCTGACCTTCACAAAATGGGATTTGTTCAATCCGCCTCAATGGGTCGGACTGAAAAATTGGATACAGTTCCTAAGCCGGGAAACGTTCTGGCTGTCCCTTCGCAATATCCTTTATTTCTCCGTTCTATTTATTCCTCTTCAGACAGCCTTCGCGCTCATTCTCGCCTATTTGTTAAACCGGCAAATTGCCGGCAAAGCTCTGTTCCGCATGGTCTATTTTCTTCCCGTCATTACGCCGTGGGTAGCCGGAGGCATGATCTGGCTGTGGATTTACCATAACGATTACGGCATTTTGAACTGGCTTCTCGAAAGGTTGCGGCTATCGCCGGTCGATTGGGTGCGGAGCGGTCATTGGTGGATTGTCATCGGCTCCATTGCCGTGGTGAACATATGGAAAGGCGCCGGTTACTCGATGGTGCTCATACTGGCCGGCATGCAGAACATTTCGAATGAAATGGTGGAAGCGGCGCGCATGGACGGAGCTTCCGGATGGACGCTGTTCGCCAAGATTACCCTTCCGATCGTATCTCCCATGGTGTACATGGTCATGATTTTATCGACGATCTCGGCCTTCCATGCGTTCGACGTCTTTCTCGTCATGTTAGGAGACATTACGGCGGTTGCAGACCGCAACATGGTGCCGAACATTCTTATTTACCGGGATGCCTTCATGAACTTTAAAATGGGCGGCGCCTCGGCGATGGCTTGGGGACTATTCTTGATCATCCTGGCTGCCACACTGATGCAGAAGAAGCTGGAGAAGAGGTGGGTTCACTATGAATAG
- a CDS encoding carbohydrate ABC transporter permease translates to MNRPSAALQWIVYLVLGAGAAIMLIPFFWMISTSLMKAGNELTLPPKLLPDPVMWSNYKTVWLEVNFVRYTMNSVFVTVLELIGMVASCAIVAYGLAFFQFRGRNLIFLAMLGTMMLPSQITMIPTYFIWKSFGALNTFYPLILRSFLGGAFGIFLLHQFFKTLPRELFDAAYVDGANPWKIFYMIYVPLSKPALSALAVFTFISAWNNTLEPLIYLQDKKMYTLPLGLLFLKNEVENRMTLIMAGAVITVLPVLIVFLFAQKHFVQGIASTGMKG, encoded by the coding sequence ATGAATAGACCATCTGCAGCGCTCCAGTGGATCGTCTATCTCGTCCTGGGCGCAGGGGCGGCGATCATGCTCATTCCTTTCTTCTGGATGATTTCCACTTCGCTCATGAAGGCGGGAAACGAACTGACGCTGCCTCCGAAGCTCCTTCCGGACCCGGTCATGTGGAGCAACTACAAGACCGTATGGCTCGAGGTCAATTTTGTGCGCTATACGATGAACAGCGTCTTTGTAACCGTTCTTGAACTGATCGGCATGGTTGCGTCCTGCGCAATAGTTGCTTACGGACTCGCTTTTTTCCAGTTTCGCGGGCGAAACCTCATCTTTCTGGCGATGCTCGGCACGATGATGCTGCCGTCGCAAATTACGATGATCCCCACCTATTTTATTTGGAAATCGTTCGGGGCACTGAATACATTTTACCCGCTCATATTACGCAGCTTTCTGGGAGGGGCGTTCGGCATTTTTCTGCTGCATCAGTTTTTCAAGACGCTGCCGCGGGAATTGTTCGACGCCGCCTATGTGGATGGAGCAAATCCATGGAAAATTTTTTATATGATCTATGTGCCTCTATCCAAACCGGCATTGTCGGCACTCGCGGTGTTCACGTTCATCAGCGCCTGGAACAATACGCTCGAGCCGCTCATTTACCTGCAGGACAAAAAAATGTACACACTGCCGCTTGGCCTGTTGTTTCTGAAGAACGAAGTGGAGAACCGGATGACGCTTATTATGGCCGGGGCGGTCATTACCGTGCTGCCGGTGCTTATTGTGTTCCTGTTCGCGCAAAAGCATTTTGTGCAGGGCATCGCCTCGACCGGGATGAAAGGGTGA
- a CDS encoding Gfo/Idh/MocA family protein gives MIRAVLIGAGSRGTRAYAPYALKHPHELQFIAVAEPDKHRRLRFAKQHGIAGNGQYDSWEALLDSPRLADFALICTQDNDHYEPAMKALRQGYHVMLEKPMSPRPDETLKLAEEAERQGKALLVCHVLRYTPFFQTVKKLLSDNRIGSVVSIQWNENVGYWHQAHSYVRGNWRNTQQSSPMLLAKCCHDLDLIQWLTGDDCRWISSFGGLSYFNKEHAPEGSAERCTDGCAVEMECPYSAIKWYFNEKDEWPHNAVSPESKLEQRWKAIKEGPYGRCVFRCDNDVVDHQVVTMQFQKGVTAAFTMTAFTQESSRTFKIMGSEGEIRGHLEKNEIDLLLFSGQRERIVPPRLEGGHSGGDYGMVRDIIQLLRDREVLQESSHGRVSAQSHMLAFAAEHSRMTGQTVVFEDYVRTICEQLSN, from the coding sequence ATGATCCGAGCCGTATTGATCGGTGCTGGCTCAAGAGGGACGCGGGCCTACGCCCCCTATGCATTGAAGCATCCGCATGAGCTCCAATTTATCGCCGTCGCCGAACCCGATAAGCACAGAAGACTGCGGTTCGCGAAGCAGCATGGAATCGCCGGAAACGGGCAATACGATTCTTGGGAAGCGCTGCTTGACAGTCCGCGGCTTGCCGACTTTGCCCTTATTTGCACACAGGACAACGATCATTACGAGCCGGCCATGAAAGCATTGCGCCAAGGCTATCATGTCATGCTGGAGAAGCCGATGTCCCCCAGACCCGATGAAACGTTAAAGCTTGCCGAAGAGGCAGAGCGCCAGGGAAAAGCGCTGCTGGTCTGCCATGTGCTGCGATACACGCCATTTTTTCAGACGGTTAAAAAGCTGCTCTCGGACAATCGGATCGGCTCCGTTGTATCGATTCAGTGGAACGAAAATGTCGGGTACTGGCATCAAGCGCATAGCTATGTTCGGGGAAATTGGCGCAATACACAACAATCCAGCCCGATGCTGCTCGCCAAATGCTGTCACGATCTTGATTTGATTCAATGGTTGACGGGCGACGATTGCCGCTGGATTTCTTCATTTGGCGGACTGTCCTATTTCAATAAGGAGCATGCTCCGGAGGGCTCGGCGGAACGGTGCACGGACGGCTGTGCCGTTGAGATGGAATGTCCTTATTCCGCGATTAAATGGTACTTCAACGAGAAGGATGAATGGCCCCATAACGCGGTCAGTCCGGAGTCGAAACTCGAACAACGATGGAAGGCAATCAAGGAAGGCCCGTACGGCAGATGCGTGTTTCGCTGCGATAACGACGTTGTCGACCACCAAGTCGTAACGATGCAGTTCCAAAAGGGGGTGACGGCCGCTTTCACGATGACCGCCTTTACGCAAGAAAGCTCCAGAACGTTTAAAATTATGGGTTCCGAAGGAGAGATCCGTGGACATCTGGAGAAGAATGAGATCGACCTTCTGCTGTTTTCAGGACAGCGGGAACGGATTGTACCGCCCAGGCTCGAGGGGGGGCACAGCGGAGGCGATTATGGCATGGTCCGCGATATCATTCAACTGCTCCGGGACAGGGAGGTGCTTCAAGAAAGCTCGCACGGCAGAGTGTCCGCCCAGAGCCATATGCTGGCATTTGCCGCCGAGCATTCCCGGATGACGGGTCAGACAGTCGTATTTGAAGATTATGTCCGTACCATATGCGAGCAGTTGAGCAATTGA
- a CDS encoding alpha/beta hydrolase family protein, whose amino-acid sequence MTYGNDVRKETAGIRLEWSSSYQDFLYYESSVTPGTLLAMNVIKPEKPSFLLVRLHGWHMSMPEPQKRDSPLPENDYLVVQVDMRGRAYSEGSPDCNGYELVDIYDAVKLVQRHYSEWLVDPAVVFVAGGSGGGGNVLAAINKFPDLFAAAVALYGISDYAEWYATDRIGEFRDDMDAWIGCAPWDEPEPFEARSGACLAENQLTPLLLAHGTFDSRVPVGQSRSYMRAAEKSGKSPLIRYRELIGVGGEEHTDRLTEEELRRLGQEKEDLFQSHAKSIDIPSCGSFVIGGYLYTKQFVIHLDHIDHIARVSYDLGRNQFKVTARRPYPYRILTPDGTVTSGTAETAT is encoded by the coding sequence ATGACTTACGGGAATGACGTTCGCAAGGAAACGGCCGGCATACGGCTCGAATGGAGTTCATCCTACCAGGACTTCCTGTACTATGAATCATCCGTTACTCCAGGCACGCTGCTGGCAATGAACGTTATAAAACCTGAAAAGCCATCGTTCCTTCTGGTTCGGCTGCATGGATGGCACATGAGTATGCCGGAGCCGCAGAAACGGGATTCTCCGCTGCCGGAGAACGATTATCTTGTCGTCCAAGTGGATATGCGGGGAAGAGCGTATTCCGAAGGCTCGCCCGACTGCAACGGGTATGAGCTTGTCGATATATACGATGCTGTCAAGCTCGTGCAGCGGCACTACTCGGAATGGCTCGTCGATCCCGCTGTCGTCTTTGTTGCAGGCGGCAGCGGAGGCGGCGGTAACGTGCTGGCTGCAATCAACAAGTTTCCTGATTTGTTCGCGGCTGCCGTGGCGCTGTATGGCATTTCCGATTATGCGGAATGGTATGCGACCGATCGGATCGGCGAGTTCCGTGATGATATGGACGCATGGATCGGCTGTGCCCCTTGGGACGAACCGGAACCCTTCGAGGCAAGGAGCGGCGCTTGCTTGGCGGAAAACCAGCTCACTCCGCTGCTGCTCGCGCACGGAACCTTCGACTCGCGGGTGCCGGTCGGCCAAAGCCGCAGCTACATGCGTGCGGCTGAGAAGTCGGGCAAGAGCCCGCTTATCCGGTATCGTGAGCTTATTGGTGTAGGCGGAGAAGAGCATACCGACCGTTTGACCGAAGAGGAACTGCGGAGGTTGGGGCAGGAGAAAGAGGATCTCTTTCAGTCACACGCCAAATCAATAGATATTCCATCATGCGGTTCCTTCGTCATCGGCGGATATTTGTATACGAAGCAGTTCGTTATTCATTTGGACCATATCGACCACATTGCACGCGTCTCTTACGATTTGGGCCGCAATCAATTTAAAGTAACGGCGAGACGTCCGTACCCGTATCGGATCCTGACGCCGGATGGTACCGTGACATCAGGGACGGCCGAGACCGCGACATAA
- a CDS encoding magnesium transporter CorA family protein produces the protein MMKFYRTGEQGTLNEIDAITGGCWINLVKPTEQEIHHIAKHVQLPLDFLKDPLDEEERSRIEYDGNNVQIIVNIPLVSKDEKGIPIYDTIPLGMIVTSDCFITVCLKDNPIFDIFSQNKVKQFFTYKKTRFSFQILYLIATTYLKYLKQIIKKTDEIEKELHQSMKNKELFSLLNMEKSLVYFTTSLKSNNIVMQKMLKSKHLKMYEDDQELLEDVIVENQQAIEMAETHTTILSGMMDAFASVISNNLNIVMKFLTSITIILSLPTMVASFYGMNVPIPFQEYPHAFFVAIVISIILSSITAVIFWKKKFF, from the coding sequence ATGATGAAATTTTATCGGACTGGCGAGCAAGGAACCCTGAATGAAATCGATGCGATTACCGGAGGGTGCTGGATTAATCTGGTGAAGCCGACCGAACAAGAAATCCATCACATTGCCAAGCACGTTCAACTTCCGCTTGATTTTCTTAAAGACCCCTTGGATGAAGAAGAACGGTCAAGAATTGAATATGACGGTAACAACGTTCAAATCATCGTCAATATCCCCTTAGTTTCGAAAGACGAGAAAGGGATACCGATTTATGATACGATTCCGTTAGGAATGATCGTAACGAGCGATTGCTTTATTACCGTTTGTCTGAAAGACAATCCGATCTTTGATATTTTCTCGCAGAATAAAGTGAAACAGTTCTTCACGTATAAAAAAACGAGGTTCTCCTTTCAAATCCTCTATTTAATCGCTACGACATATCTCAAATATCTGAAGCAGATCATTAAGAAGACAGATGAAATAGAGAAAGAATTGCATCAGTCGATGAAGAACAAAGAGCTGTTCTCCTTATTAAATATGGAGAAGAGTTTGGTTTATTTCACCACCTCCCTCAAATCCAATAACATTGTGATGCAAAAAATGCTGAAAAGCAAACATTTGAAAATGTATGAGGATGACCAGGAATTGTTGGAAGATGTCATCGTGGAGAATCAGCAAGCCATTGAAATGGCCGAAACGCATACGACGATTCTAAGCGGGATGATGGATGCCTTTGCATCGGTGATATCCAACAATTTGAATATTGTGATGAAGTTTTTAACATCCATCACCATCATTTTATCGCTGCCGACGATGGTCGCAAGCTTCTATGGTATGAACGTTCCGATCCCTTTTCAAGAATATCCTCATGCATTCTTTGTCGCGATTGTTATTTCCATTATTCTATCGAGCATTACAGCGGTTATTTTCTGGAAGAAAAAGTTCTTCTAA